One Natronomonas gomsonensis genomic window, ACCGCAATGAGCGGTGGCGACCCGCCGGTCGTCCAGGACAACAACGGGGCGGTGAAACCGTTCGAGGCGCTCATCGAGGTCATCAACCGGCCGAAATACTCCGAACTCGACCCGACGTTCATCCTGTTCCTGACGTTCCCGCTGTTCTTCGGGTTCATGATCGGTGATCTCGGCTACGGGTTGCTGTACGCCGGGATGGGTTACCTGCTGATGAGTCGGTTCGAATCCGATACGATTCGCTCGCTGGGTGGCGTCGGTATCTACGCGGGTGTGTTCACGGCTATCTTCGGTATCCTGTACGGGGAGTTCTTCGGACTCCACCAGCTCGGTGGCATCATCTGGGACGGCCACCCGCCGATTCACAAGGGGCTCCAGCCGCACTACATCTACTACGCTTACGCGTGGCTGCTGGCCAGCGTCATCGCCGGCGTGTTCCACCTCGTGGTGGGCCGCGTGTTCGACTTCGTTAACAACCTCGAACACGGCTTCGGCGAGGCGTTCATGGAGAGTGGGTCGTGGATTATCCTCACCCTCGGCGTCTGGTGGTGGGTGTTCACCACGTCCGCGCTCGGTCCGAAACCGAACTTCATGTTCAGCGTCTTTGCCGCCGAAGGGATGACCAATCCCGCGACGGGCGAGGTCATAAGCGAGGGCGTCGCCTTGCCGCTCGGATTCAACGGCTTTGCGCCGGTCGAACTCGTGACGCTGCCGGTCGTCGGGACGCTGACGCTGCAGGTCCTCGCCATCCTCGTCGGACTGGCGATGGTGTTGAAAGTCGAGGGCGGTATCGGCCTCGTCGAGTCGATTACTCAGGCGTTCGGGCACGTCGTCTCCTATACGCGTATCGCCGCGGTCCTTCTGGCGAAGGCCGGCATGGCGCTTGCGGTGAACCTGCTCGTCTTCGGTGCGTACCTCCACGACGGTGAGTTCCACCTCATCTTCTTCGCCGAGGCGGCCGAGGTCGCGGAGGCGGAAGCCGCAGGGGAGGTCATCTTCGGTGGACTCCTCAACGCGGAGGGCGGCGCGATGCTCGTCCTCGGCATCATCTTCGGCATCGTCGTGCTCGTCCTCGGACACCTGCTCGTGTTGATTCTGGGCATCACGTCCGCGGGCCTGCAGGCGGTCCGTCTCGAGTACGTCGAGTTCTTCGGGAAGTTCTACGAGGGCGGCGGCAAGAAGTACACGCCGTTCGGCTACGACCGGACCTACACGACCGAGGACTGACGCCTCGGTTGCCGCTGCTGTCGCTGTGTTGAGACATCGCATAGCGTTCAGATTGTGTACCGTTCTCACACGTGAGTGTGGGACCGTCTCCGTGTCGTTTGGGAAGTTTTATGAACTCAGTACGAACATATCCGTCTGTTCGGATA contains:
- a CDS encoding V-type ATP synthase subunit I, whose product is MLRPKQMSRVSVTGSKRVMDDAVEAVHDLNLLHVTEYDGGWEGFEPGDPVEGAEDAAEKLVTVRSLESILDITEEDAGRTRIIDDDELDEELEATRTRINELDDRRSELEDELREIDEKVDAARPFAELGIDLDLLAGYDSLTATVGEGDTETIRRTLLDADEVNGFEIFEEGGYVAVFVYPDVDIEDVLVGAAFTRYEVPELGDGDEATSPEKYIEDLEHRRQKVESKLETVGNELEDAKHEVAGFLLAAEEKLSIEVQKREAPLTFATTENAFVAEGWIPSDRYADLAETLQSAVGDHVDVEELEQAEYGDDGHAHERESVGGSGSAGSESGETVAADGGTAMSGGDPPVVQDNNGAVKPFEALIEVINRPKYSELDPTFILFLTFPLFFGFMIGDLGYGLLYAGMGYLLMSRFESDTIRSLGGVGIYAGVFTAIFGILYGEFFGLHQLGGIIWDGHPPIHKGLQPHYIYYAYAWLLASVIAGVFHLVVGRVFDFVNNLEHGFGEAFMESGSWIILTLGVWWWVFTTSALGPKPNFMFSVFAAEGMTNPATGEVISEGVALPLGFNGFAPVELVTLPVVGTLTLQVLAILVGLAMVLKVEGGIGLVESITQAFGHVVSYTRIAAVLLAKAGMALAVNLLVFGAYLHDGEFHLIFFAEAAEVAEAEAAGEVIFGGLLNAEGGAMLVLGIIFGIVVLVLGHLLVLILGITSAGLQAVRLEYVEFFGKFYEGGGKKYTPFGYDRTYTTED